The proteins below are encoded in one region of Engystomops pustulosus chromosome 8, aEngPut4.maternal, whole genome shotgun sequence:
- the ZNF148 gene encoding zinc finger protein 148: MNIESSNIEGFLKCGHTSVLQSPSRGLAGLGGREQPPTITLPRTEHSLSTGGRNMMSQDELMVQEETVKNDEEDVDAQHRLLPQGFQYAIHVKQEMKFTDEMEPHLIENKQLLEPVDLQKKKKRKQRSPAKILTINEDGSLGLKIPKCHVCEHCNAAFRTNYHLQRHVYIHTGEKPFQCSQCDMRFIQKYLLQRHEKIHTGEKPFNCDECGMRFIQKYHMERHKRTHSGEKPYQCEYCLQFFSRTDRVLKHKRMCHENRERKSGKSASKSSLLPPDSDLCFPASCKDLSKKKPRVDKMKLLGMSEKENPLEKVEQKKDRSDFLPLFPDSTKVKDEFMVAEYAVEMPHTSVSDLHLQEPVSGDISPPKLLIKKVNSKKSVKNALDQSPALAALSGFDDGKVAKYTFELVDKQALLDSGSNSDIDHNDPLQEGSAKPANSSINYDEAMHFSKKKRYLLAASSNSGSNSREYALNVGTMASQPSATQAAVASVMDESGTAALLDPHTLSVDMKAGHDKNVIPDEVLQTLLDHYSHKANGQHEISFSVGDTEVTSSISINSSEVGESSQPETLGAPAQVPTSDKASMLQEYSKFLQQALERTSQNDAYLNNTSLNFVTDSQSLSSTATFPPLDKHVYATLPISTFRAGLSTPLRVSPDKSHFGLIVADSQNAFSFTADDGSHTSPAPSSSTQDFIDQVTGQKKADPPPVHQTYQLNTFEPPFRAQYHSTRPGISPQFSAANGQVTLRQPPTSSSDFTDFSLVNVNESRTPDPASSQTFG, encoded by the exons ATGAACATTGAAAGCAGCAACATCGAGGGTTTTCTTAAATGTGGTCACACAAGTGTCCTGCAGTCTCCTTCCAGGGGTCTGGCAGGACTAGGGGGACGTGAGCAGCCCCCCACCATCACCTTGCCCCGGACAGAGCACAGCCTCAGCACAGGGGGCAGGAACATGATGTCACAGGATGAGCTGATGGTACAGGAGGAAACTGTGAAAAATGACGAAGAGGACGTGGACGCCCAGCACAGGCTGCTGCCCCAAGGATTCCAGTATGCG ATTCATGTAAAACAAGAGATGAAATTCACAGACGAGATGGAGCCGCACTTGATTGAGAACAAGCAGCTGCTGGAGCCAGTGGACctacagaagaagaagaagaggaagcagagatctCCAGCAAAG ATCCTCACTATTAATGAGGACGGATCTCTGGGTCTGAAGATCCCCAAATGTCACGTGTGTGAGCACTGCAACGCAGCCTTCAGAACCAACTACCACCTGCAGAGACACGTCTACATCCACACAG gggagaagccgtttcagTGTAGTCAGTGTGACATGCGCTTCATTCAGAAGTATCTGCTGCAGAGACACGAGAAGATCCACACGG GGGAGAAACCTTTCAATTGTGACGAATGTGGAATGCGCTTTATACAGAAATACCACATGGAAAGACACAAGAGGACGCATAGTGGAGAAAAGCCGTACCAGTGCGAATATTGCCTACAG TTCTTCTCCAGGACAGACCGTGTCCTGAAGCACAAGCGCATGTGCCATGAGAACCGGGAGAGGAAATCTGGGAAAAGCGCCAGCAaatcctccctcctcccccctgacagcgACCTCTGCTTCCCCGCCTCGTGCAAGGATTTATCCAAGAAGAAGCCGCGGGTGGACAAGATGAAGCTCCTGGGGATGAGCGAGAAGGAAAACCCACTGGAGAAAGTGGAGCAAAAAAAAGACAGGAGCGACTTCCTCCCCCTCTTCCCTGACAGCACCAAAGTAAAAGACGAATTCATGGTGGCGGAGTACGCGGTGGAGATGCCGCACACCTCTGTCAGTGACCTGCATCTACAAGAGCCCGTGTCTGGAGACATCAGTCCTCCAAAGCTGCTGATCAAGAAGGTGAACAGCAAGAAGAGCGTGAAGAACGCGCTGGATCAGAGCCCGGCCCTGGCAGCGCTCTCCGGCTTTGACGACGGTAAGGTGGCAAAGTACACGTTTGAGCTGGTGGATAAGCAGGCGCTGCTGGACTCGGGAAGCAACTCCGACATAGATCACAATGATCCACTCCAGGAAGGAAGCGCCAAGCCGGCCAATAGCAGCATCAACTATGACGAGGCCATGCACTTCTCTAAGAAGAAGCGCTACCTGCTGGCTGCCAGCAGCAACAGCGGCAGCAATAGCAGGGAGTACGCTCTGAATGTGGGCACCATGGCATCACAGCCATCCGCCAcccaggcagcagtggccagtgtCATGGATGAAAGTGGCACGGCCGCCCTTCTAGATCCGCATACGCTGAGCGTGGACATGAAAGCCGGCCACGACAAGAATGTGATTCCAGACGAGGTGTTACAGACGCTGCTGGACCACTACTCGCACAAAGCCAACGGCCAGCATGAGATCTCCTTCAGCGTGGGGGATACTGAGGTGACCTCCAGTATTTCCATAAACTCCTCTGAGGTGGGGGAATCCAGCCAGCCAGAGACCCTGGGggcccccgctcaggtccctacaTCAGACAAGGCCAGCATGCTGCAGGAGTATTCTAAGTTTTTGCAGCAGGCGTTGGAGCGGACTAGCCAGAACGATGCCTATCTGAACAATACAAGCCTTAACTTTGTCACCGACAGCCAGAGTCTCTCCAGTACGGCCACCTTCCCCCCGCTGGACAAACACGTCTACGCCACACTACCCATCAGCACTTTCCGAGCAGGACTGAGCACCCCACTCAGGGTGTCCCCTGACAAATCTCATTTTGGCCTCATTGTGGCCGACTCTCAGAACGCCTTCAGCTTTACAGCGGATGATGGTAGCCACACGTCCCCTGCCCCCTCCTCTTCTACACAGGATTTTATAGATCAAGTGACTGGACAGAAGAAGGCTGATCCTCCGCCTGTTCATCAGACCTACCAGCTGAACACTTTTGAGCCACCCTTCAGGGCACAGTACCACAGTACTCGACCCGGAATATCCCCCCAGTTCAGTGCTGCCAATGGACAGGTGACCCTGCGGCAGCCCCCCACCAGCAGCAGCGATTTTACAGACTTCTCCCTGGTAAATGTTAATGAGAGCAGGACCCCCGACCCCGCTAGCAGCCAGACTTTTGGCTAG